A window of the Butyricimonas virosa genome harbors these coding sequences:
- a CDS encoding FecR family protein produces MDIISQNKRICYLIAKQLWEGLDDVERRELEAWRQLEPENEVLYLKLTNREKVSRYVEKRASIDMKKYAMVYDREIGLGVRGKMNKLWGYAAAILVLCVIGVTIWMNELKQNEANQLAQVTIEPGRAKALLVLDDGQEIELDDHKTSKVLEESGIVIVNDSSRVEYRPASRMGEKEVMNKIIVPTGGEYNLILSDGTRVYLNAESVITFPKHFTGERREVTLEGEAYFHVTASKEHPFIVKTKDMDVMVTGTEFNVKAYSDEMNVQTTLLQGVVTVFSGLEKKEKMEIKPNQQAEWCRRSVKMRVREVDPDLFMAWKNGRFIFRQDRLEDIMRTLARWYGVEVVYLDESVKSMLFAGKLDRSEEITPILDVLRTTDKLSVDVKGKKIVIGLK; encoded by the coding sequence ATGGATATCATTTCACAAAATAAGCGGATTTGTTATTTAATCGCCAAACAGCTATGGGAAGGGTTGGATGACGTCGAGCGACGGGAGCTGGAAGCTTGGAGGCAGTTGGAGCCGGAGAATGAAGTGCTTTATCTGAAGTTGACTAATCGGGAAAAAGTGAGTCGGTATGTAGAGAAGAGGGCCTCGATTGACATGAAAAAGTATGCGATGGTTTATGATCGGGAGATCGGGTTGGGTGTTCGTGGAAAAATGAATAAATTGTGGGGATATGCTGCGGCAATATTGGTGTTGTGTGTTATCGGGGTAACAATCTGGATGAATGAGTTGAAGCAGAATGAGGCGAATCAGTTAGCTCAAGTGACAATAGAACCGGGACGGGCAAAGGCCTTATTGGTATTGGATGATGGGCAGGAAATCGAGTTGGATGACCATAAGACGAGCAAAGTTTTGGAAGAAAGCGGGATTGTTATTGTGAATGATTCTTCCCGGGTGGAGTATCGGCCGGCTTCGAGGATGGGTGAGAAAGAGGTGATGAATAAGATTATTGTCCCTACAGGGGGCGAGTATAACCTGATTTTGAGTGATGGAACTCGGGTGTACTTGAATGCGGAGAGCGTGATTACGTTTCCCAAGCATTTCACGGGAGAGAGGCGAGAGGTTACTTTGGAGGGAGAGGCTTATTTTCACGTGACGGCTTCGAAAGAACATCCGTTTATCGTGAAAACGAAAGACATGGATGTTATGGTGACCGGGACGGAATTTAACGTGAAAGCGTATTCGGATGAAATGAATGTGCAGACGACATTATTGCAGGGAGTGGTAACTGTTTTCTCCGGTCTCGAGAAAAAGGAAAAGATGGAGATAAAACCGAATCAACAAGCGGAATGGTGTCGGCGTAGCGTGAAGATGCGGGTGAGAGAGGTTGACCCGGACTTATTTATGGCATGGAAAAACGGGCGGTTTATTTTCCGTCAGGATCGATTGGAGGATATCATGAGAACATTGGCCCGGTGGTATGGCGTGGAAGTAGTTTATTTGGATGAATCGGTTAAAAGCATGCTTTTTGCCGGGAAGTTGGACCGGAGTGAAGAAATTACTCCTATTCTAGATGTGTTACGGACAACGGATAAATTGTCGGTTGATGTGAAAGGAAAAAAGATTGTGATTGGGTTGAAATAA
- a CDS encoding sigma-70 family RNA polymerase sigma factor, giving the protein MDIIAGINEKNNRVFKTFFEKNFSSIVMFADKYLDDMEVAADIAQECFIRLWHGDQTFESEDKVKGFLYTTARNLALNELKHDAIVARYVQKGMLESEEYLRDNVIEEEVYAIIYKAIDELAPQSRKVILLSLQELSNGEIAEKLGISINSVRTLKQNAYKKLKGLLKDYFYLLFLLDFTSWS; this is encoded by the coding sequence ATGGATATAATTGCAGGGATAAACGAGAAGAATAATCGGGTGTTCAAAACATTTTTTGAGAAGAATTTCTCTTCCATCGTGATGTTTGCCGATAAATATTTGGACGATATGGAGGTTGCTGCTGATATCGCTCAGGAGTGTTTTATCCGTTTGTGGCATGGTGATCAGACTTTTGAGTCGGAGGATAAAGTGAAAGGTTTTCTATACACGACCGCGAGGAATTTGGCCTTGAATGAATTGAAGCATGATGCGATTGTCGCCCGGTATGTACAAAAAGGAATGTTGGAGTCGGAGGAATATTTGCGGGATAACGTGATAGAAGAAGAGGTCTACGCGATAATTTATAAGGCGATAGATGAGTTGGCTCCACAGTCCCGGAAAGTTATTTTGTTGTCGCTTCAAGAACTTTCAAATGGAGAGATCGCGGAGAAGTTAGGGATTTCGATTAATTCGGTGCGAACGCTGAAACAGAATGCTTATAAGAAGTTGAAGGGGCTGTTGAAGGATTATTTTTATCTTCTTTTCTTGTTGGATTTTACTAGCTGGTCTTAG
- a CDS encoding TlpA disulfide reductase family protein: MKLYMMKMLTRGVIILACVMLVLSCSRGISYRITGTWENGAGKKLFLKEFVEEKELRVVDSAVVKPDFTFSMKGNVDKVQKMALSYGKDKKKEIIVTEEPLEVTLMEVTKEWKGKPTTSVHITCKGGEEQEWLEKGASLKTMVSFMQLGKMMAASKVDYDDPVAVDSVKRMIQVLDSSLTRTVQNYMDSTRNNYASTYFFESYLMDNYSFEEVRSFYNRLTDRVKQSAPGIELKKKIDEMGTVSVGGIAPNFKAMTPDGKELSLYDLRGHIVLLDFWASWCGPCMAEMPNVKEIYKKYHDKGLEILGVSLDSKKEPWVNAIEKNELMWHHVSTLNKFDCPIAGQFRVTGIPRMYILDKDGKIIAQDLRGEELAKKMDELFNQ; this comes from the coding sequence ATGAAATTGTATATGATGAAAATGTTGACAAGAGGAGTGATCATACTTGCGTGTGTTATGTTGGTGTTGTCCTGTTCTCGGGGAATTTCTTACCGGATTACGGGAACATGGGAAAATGGTGCGGGGAAGAAACTTTTTCTAAAAGAGTTTGTAGAGGAGAAAGAATTACGTGTAGTGGATTCGGCTGTCGTGAAGCCTGATTTTACTTTCTCGATGAAGGGAAACGTGGATAAGGTTCAGAAAATGGCGTTGAGTTATGGTAAGGACAAAAAGAAGGAGATTATCGTGACAGAAGAGCCTTTGGAAGTTACACTTATGGAGGTGACCAAGGAATGGAAGGGTAAGCCGACAACTTCAGTGCATATCACTTGTAAGGGTGGAGAAGAGCAGGAATGGCTTGAAAAGGGAGCCAGTTTGAAAACGATGGTTTCTTTCATGCAGTTGGGAAAGATGATGGCGGCCAGCAAGGTGGATTATGATGATCCGGTGGCAGTGGATTCTGTTAAACGGATGATTCAGGTGCTTGACAGTTCTCTGACTCGTACCGTGCAAAATTACATGGATTCTACTCGTAATAATTATGCTTCGACTTATTTTTTCGAGTCTTACCTAATGGATAATTACTCGTTTGAGGAGGTCAGAAGTTTTTATAATCGTTTGACGGATCGAGTGAAGCAATCGGCTCCGGGTATCGAGTTGAAAAAGAAAATTGATGAAATGGGTACAGTGAGCGTGGGGGGAATAGCCCCGAACTTCAAGGCGATGACTCCTGACGGAAAAGAGTTGTCCTTGTATGATTTGCGGGGACATATTGTATTACTGGATTTTTGGGCTTCTTGGTGTGGCCCGTGTATGGCGGAGATGCCGAACGTGAAGGAGATTTATAAAAAGTATCACGATAAAGGTTTGGAAATTCTAGGTGTTTCTTTGGATTCGAAAAAAGAACCTTGGGTCAATGCAATTGAAAAGAACGAGTTGATGTGGCATCATGTTTCAACATTGAATAAATTTGATTGTCCTATTGCAGGACAGTTTAGGGTGACAGGTATTCCTCGGATGTATATTCTTGATAAGGATGGTAAAATTATTGCCCAGGATTTACGGGGTGAGGAGTTAGCAAAGAAGATGGATGAACTTTTCAACCAGTAA
- a CDS encoding TlpA disulfide reductase family protein, with protein sequence MIIRGFLSLIVCCLLWGTTCSQVVYDITGVWVDGAGKTLQLRTLEGGNVEGEFLDSVVVATDGTFILRGKVDRKQCAMIASAKYGFRAIFLDGTPMRFTINTGEYSYKNPSAPYVLDNETKDQLAAQAMVQFWGDDYIRNFSLGGLGLSLKRATTKGKQDSIAAEIKQVEREQWDQMNAFLQQYNDSDVAPYFIEMNMLRMMALEQISSFYDRFTDRVKQTEKGREIGERIALLKKLAPGSFAPEFELTTSDGKKIALKDLRGHIVLLDFWASWCGPCMDEMPNVKALYEKYHDRGLEIVGISMDNNKAKWEGAIERAGLVWHHVSSLKGMNRCPVAKLYQVVAIPKLYIVDKDGKIIAKDLRGEDLREKMDELFQ encoded by the coding sequence ATGATAATAAGAGGATTTTTAAGTTTGATCGTGTGCTGTCTCCTTTGGGGGACAACTTGTTCCCAAGTAGTTTATGATATTACGGGCGTTTGGGTGGATGGAGCGGGAAAAACGCTTCAGTTGCGAACATTGGAAGGGGGAAATGTGGAGGGAGAGTTTTTGGATTCAGTGGTGGTGGCTACGGATGGAACTTTTATTTTGAGAGGAAAGGTTGACAGAAAACAGTGTGCGATGATTGCAAGTGCAAAGTATGGTTTTCGAGCAATCTTTTTGGATGGGACCCCCATGAGATTTACTATTAACACGGGTGAGTATTCGTACAAGAATCCGTCTGCTCCTTACGTGTTGGATAACGAGACTAAGGATCAGTTGGCAGCTCAAGCAATGGTGCAGTTTTGGGGAGATGATTATATTCGCAATTTTTCGTTGGGAGGCCTGGGGCTTTCGTTAAAAAGAGCTACAACTAAAGGGAAACAGGATTCTATTGCCGCCGAGATAAAGCAGGTTGAACGGGAACAATGGGATCAGATGAACGCTTTCCTACAACAATATAATGATAGTGATGTTGCTCCTTATTTTATCGAAATGAATATGTTGCGGATGATGGCGTTGGAACAGATATCTTCTTTTTATGACCGTTTTACTGATCGGGTGAAACAGACAGAAAAGGGAAGGGAGATCGGGGAACGGATAGCTTTATTGAAGAAGTTGGCACCGGGAAGTTTTGCACCTGAATTTGAATTGACCACGTCTGACGGTAAAAAAATTGCATTGAAAGATTTGAGAGGACATATTGTGTTGCTTGATTTTTGGGCTTCTTGGTGTGGACCGTGTATGGACGAGATGCCAAACGTGAAGGCTCTGTACGAGAAATATCATGATCGGGGCTTGGAGATTGTGGGAATATCGATGGATAATAATAAGGCTAAATGGGAAGGAGCGATCGAGAGGGCTGGGTTGGTGTGGCATCATGTTTCTTCTTTAAAAGGAATGAACCGTTGTCCGGTGGCGAAGTTGTATCAGGTGGTGGCTATTCCGAAGTTGTACATCGTGGATAAAGATGGTAAGATCATAGCCAAAGATTTGCGGGGAGAGGATTTGCGGGAGAAGATGGATGAGTTGTTTCAGTAA
- a CDS encoding RagB/SusD family nutrient uptake outer membrane protein codes for MKKVNIYILTLFLPWFLLACDDYLKEDSDDLLIPSLVNDYVPILLGEGYPDKFASQIEWIHLMTDDVEMGPLYYDESMYNNSKVTFIDDFDPGMGYGEMVYTWWADYSQYITDNFWDARYKNILACNIIVDALPDMKYEASEYGTYCKLAAQTYALRAYHYFCLVNTYGTPWSEENKNKLGVIKRTSPVVDVSPTERATVGEIYALMNEDLKNAEKYLESASRNYTKWEITPAAVYFLASRVALFQEDWEEVIRTSEEFINLGGNELYDLNDVDRETCGLPGSSGGTFWINQIAIDETVFLFSKNDNKFNYLAPNLFYTNYTLGFHTSWTGDDALLNLYEDGDLRKEVYFARLFKLGGTRLRPEYFSGQALPMKSDRYLSTSEGEARECWRSPEVYLNLAEAYARKENGVSQTAINWLNQLRVKKISRDTYQAKNVADFASREDLIQFIWEERRRELCFEEAMRFWDMRRQGMPEVKHEFYSSMTSSKTFVLKQESPNYLLPIPLSETEYNDGMTNNSRETIVGN; via the coding sequence ATGAAAAAAGTAAATATATATATTCTAACCTTGTTCTTGCCGTGGTTTTTGTTGGCTTGTGATGATTATTTGAAGGAAGATTCCGATGATTTGTTAATTCCTTCACTGGTGAATGATTATGTTCCGATATTATTGGGAGAGGGGTATCCGGATAAGTTTGCGTCCCAGATCGAATGGATTCATCTGATGACGGACGACGTGGAGATGGGTCCGTTATATTATGACGAGTCGATGTATAACAATAGTAAGGTGACGTTTATTGACGATTTCGATCCCGGTATGGGTTACGGGGAGATGGTGTACACGTGGTGGGCGGATTATTCCCAGTATATCACGGATAATTTTTGGGATGCCCGTTACAAAAATATTTTGGCGTGTAATATTATCGTTGATGCCTTGCCGGACATGAAGTACGAGGCGAGTGAATACGGGACTTATTGCAAGCTGGCGGCACAGACGTATGCTTTACGGGCTTATCATTATTTTTGTCTCGTAAACACGTATGGCACACCTTGGTCAGAAGAGAACAAGAATAAGTTGGGTGTGATCAAACGTACTTCCCCGGTCGTGGATGTCAGCCCGACGGAGCGGGCCACGGTGGGAGAGATTTACGCGTTGATGAATGAGGATTTGAAGAATGCTGAGAAATATCTGGAGAGTGCGAGTAGGAATTACACGAAATGGGAGATCACGCCTGCGGCTGTTTATTTTCTGGCATCCCGGGTGGCCTTGTTCCAAGAGGACTGGGAGGAGGTGATTCGTACTTCAGAAGAGTTTATCAATCTAGGTGGCAATGAACTCTATGATTTGAATGATGTTGATCGGGAGACTTGCGGGTTACCGGGATCTTCCGGCGGAACGTTCTGGATTAACCAGATTGCGATTGACGAGACTGTATTTCTTTTCAGTAAGAATGATAATAAGTTTAATTATCTGGCTCCTAATCTATTTTACACGAATTACACGCTAGGGTTCCATACGTCATGGACGGGAGACGATGCGTTATTGAATTTGTACGAGGATGGGGATTTGCGTAAAGAAGTTTATTTTGCCCGGTTGTTCAAATTGGGTGGAACTCGGTTGAGACCGGAGTATTTCTCGGGGCAGGCTCTTCCGATGAAATCGGATCGTTATTTATCAACGAGTGAAGGAGAGGCCCGTGAATGTTGGCGGAGTCCGGAGGTGTATCTGAATTTGGCCGAGGCGTATGCTAGGAAGGAGAACGGGGTAAGCCAGACTGCGATTAATTGGTTGAATCAGTTGCGGGTAAAGAAAATTTCTAGGGATACTTATCAGGCGAAGAACGTTGCGGATTTTGCCTCGCGAGAAGATTTGATTCAATTTATCTGGGAGGAACGCCGTCGGGAACTTTGTTTCGAGGAGGCCATGCGTTTTTGGGATATGCGTCGTCAGGGGATGCCTGAGGTGAAGCATGAATTCTATTCTTCGATGACTTCATCAAAGACATTTGTACTGAAACAGGAAAGTCCGAATTATTTATTACCGATCCCGCTTTCCGAAACGGAATACAATGACGGAATGACGAATAATTCCAGAGAAACAATTGTTGGAAATTAA
- a CDS encoding SusC/RagA family TonB-linked outer membrane protein, whose amino-acid sequence MKMMCFLMFVLLVQVRGDVVAQNQVVSVDMKNCSVEEFLREIKEQTGIRFMYKSEYVEAIPRFDVHVKERQVLALLDEVFAGKGIKCLYDNGVIVLTKVQQRKEPEEVVIKGIVKDEREQPLPGVTVLIKGTTIGVATDLKGEFTLTTVRQDSLTLQFSFIGMKSREVRWTGQKMLHVVLQDDSHDMEEVVVTGYQTISRRESASAISTVKAKDIMVQGVGSIDQMLQGRIPGMMVLNTSGEPSATPKIRIRGNATINGNKSPVWVVDGVILEQDVPFTASDINSEDAEYLIGNAIAGLNPQDIETITVLKDASATAIYGVKAANGVIVITTKKGVIGRPVISYNGNLTLNTRPSYKDYHRMNSQERVLFSRQLIESNMNFGRVPTGETFEAAYEQLMSKQISQAEFEQKVEKLQGRNTDWFDLLFRSDVTHTHALNVSGGTEAVKYYVSAGYSNIEGAAKGSDSEKFSALAKVDAEYNEYLGFTAKIDYATTSNTGYSSVVNPFDYAYSTTRTMPAYNEDGSYYMSYRAAGSTGRDYIGYNILKELKNTGKSSKMDDFNALLALRLKLWKGLKYEGTFSWHTGNTNTRDWATAQSYKVTEIRGYEYGAYTEYDPEFSDSRLPYGGMLTQGSTRKSGYTLRNMLSYSHLFGIHDVSVSVGTEARRNEYKGVSTTGYGWVPEFGEMFSPVETPSYISTYGGNKPTNTNSFTQVASFFGIASYCYDNRYVFNANIRSDGSNKFGSDPKYRWLPTYSFAVKWIASNESFLENAKWINNLSFRGSYGIQGNIHESATPYLIVTVGDRDGVTGLPISKISKLPNPDLRWEKTKSWNAAVDFALFDGRVKGGFDIYRKNTSDLIMSKQVAASTGQNVLYYNAGKMVNKGFEGFVNLGLVNNRDWDWRFGFNFGRNVNEITLANRDDLSEASVVDQMLAGTLAVEGQPIGSMYAYRFAGINQDNGYPLFYAKNGQKVHRALRQDLELVHCGSIFPKLSGGFDTQVTFKKVLSLSLNFAYSTGSVSRLPKFYDSYTIDPLTNLSDEWLKCWKQAGDNTIYPAPYNSTDMKNYLATETGSVYDISEGISGHSDPYNLYNDSDIRVAKADFLKLKMVALSYSVPQNVLDFLHISSMLVRFQVTNLFTIADKKWKGLDPETNGANIPALPTYSFGINVSF is encoded by the coding sequence ATGAAAATGATGTGTTTTCTGATGTTCGTGTTACTGGTACAGGTTCGGGGCGACGTGGTTGCCCAGAATCAGGTGGTCAGTGTGGACATGAAAAATTGTAGTGTGGAAGAATTTCTTCGGGAGATTAAGGAGCAAACGGGTATTCGTTTTATGTACAAGAGTGAGTACGTGGAGGCTATTCCTCGTTTCGATGTTCATGTTAAGGAGCGGCAGGTTCTGGCTCTGTTGGATGAAGTTTTTGCAGGCAAGGGAATTAAGTGCCTGTATGATAACGGGGTGATTGTTTTGACGAAAGTACAACAACGGAAGGAGCCGGAAGAGGTGGTGATCAAGGGGATAGTGAAGGATGAGAGGGAGCAACCTTTACCGGGAGTTACTGTTTTGATAAAAGGGACGACGATTGGTGTGGCAACGGATTTGAAGGGTGAGTTCACGTTGACGACTGTGAGACAGGATTCTTTGACTCTTCAGTTTTCATTTATCGGGATGAAAAGTCGGGAGGTGAGGTGGACCGGACAGAAAATGCTGCATGTCGTGTTGCAGGATGATTCTCATGATATGGAAGAAGTCGTGGTAACAGGTTACCAGACGATTAGCCGGAGAGAGTCGGCAAGTGCCATTTCCACGGTGAAAGCCAAAGATATTATGGTGCAGGGAGTCGGATCGATTGACCAGATGTTACAAGGGCGTATTCCCGGTATGATGGTGCTGAATACTTCCGGAGAACCGAGTGCAACTCCGAAAATCAGGATTCGAGGAAATGCCACGATCAATGGAAATAAATCTCCGGTTTGGGTGGTTGATGGGGTGATTTTGGAACAGGATGTGCCCTTTACGGCTTCAGATATAAATAGTGAGGATGCCGAATATTTGATTGGTAATGCCATTGCAGGTTTGAACCCACAGGACATCGAGACAATTACGGTGTTAAAGGATGCTTCCGCAACGGCTATCTATGGGGTGAAGGCGGCTAACGGGGTGATCGTGATTACAACGAAAAAGGGCGTGATTGGTCGACCGGTGATCTCGTATAACGGGAATCTGACGTTAAATACTCGTCCGTCTTACAAGGATTATCATCGAATGAATTCGCAAGAACGGGTGCTTTTTTCTCGTCAGTTGATAGAGTCAAATATGAATTTCGGGCGTGTACCCACGGGGGAAACGTTCGAGGCGGCTTACGAGCAATTGATGAGCAAGCAAATTTCACAGGCGGAGTTTGAACAGAAGGTGGAGAAGTTACAGGGTAGAAACACGGATTGGTTTGATTTGTTATTCCGTTCGGATGTCACGCACACGCATGCGCTGAATGTTAGTGGGGGAACGGAGGCGGTTAAGTATTATGTATCGGCGGGGTATTCAAATATAGAGGGGGCGGCTAAGGGATCTGATTCTGAAAAATTCAGTGCATTGGCAAAGGTGGATGCGGAGTATAATGAATACTTGGGATTTACGGCCAAGATTGATTATGCCACGACTTCTAATACGGGGTATTCTTCCGTGGTGAATCCGTTTGATTATGCTTATTCAACGACCCGGACCATGCCGGCTTATAACGAGGACGGTTCGTATTACATGAGTTATCGGGCTGCCGGAAGTACGGGACGGGATTATATTGGGTATAATATTTTGAAAGAGTTGAAGAACACGGGTAAGTCTTCTAAAATGGATGATTTTAACGCTTTGCTGGCTTTGAGGTTAAAATTATGGAAAGGGTTAAAGTACGAGGGAACATTTTCGTGGCATACTGGGAACACGAATACGAGGGATTGGGCGACTGCACAATCGTATAAAGTGACTGAAATCCGGGGATACGAGTATGGCGCTTACACGGAGTACGACCCGGAGTTTTCCGATTCAAGGTTACCTTACGGGGGAATGTTGACGCAGGGAAGTACTCGCAAAAGCGGTTACACGTTGCGTAATATGTTGTCTTATTCGCATCTGTTTGGTATTCATGATGTTTCGGTTTCTGTCGGGACGGAGGCTCGTCGGAACGAGTATAAAGGTGTCTCCACGACGGGATACGGTTGGGTGCCGGAGTTCGGGGAGATGTTCAGTCCGGTGGAGACGCCGAGTTATATCAGCACGTACGGGGGAAATAAGCCGACGAATACAAATTCGTTCACGCAAGTCGCTTCATTTTTCGGGATTGCCAGTTATTGCTATGATAACCGGTACGTGTTCAATGCCAATATTCGTTCGGACGGTTCCAATAAATTTGGTAGTGACCCGAAATACAGGTGGTTGCCGACTTATTCGTTTGCCGTGAAATGGATTGCCTCGAATGAATCATTTTTGGAAAATGCAAAATGGATTAATAATTTGTCATTCCGGGGTTCTTACGGTATTCAGGGAAATATTCACGAGAGTGCTACTCCTTACTTGATTGTAACAGTGGGAGATCGAGACGGGGTAACTGGATTACCGATTTCAAAGATTTCAAAATTGCCGAATCCCGATTTGCGTTGGGAGAAGACAAAATCTTGGAATGCGGCTGTCGATTTCGCTTTGTTCGACGGACGGGTAAAGGGAGGATTTGATATTTACCGGAAGAATACTTCCGATTTGATCATGTCGAAACAAGTGGCGGCCTCCACGGGGCAAAACGTGTTGTATTATAATGCGGGAAAAATGGTAAACAAGGGTTTCGAGGGATTTGTGAACTTGGGTTTGGTGAATAACCGGGATTGGGATTGGCGTTTCGGGTTTAATTTCGGGCGTAACGTGAACGAGATCACGTTGGCGAATCGGGATGATTTGAGCGAGGCTTCCGTGGTGGATCAGATGTTGGCGGGGACGTTGGCCGTGGAGGGACAACCTATCGGTTCCATGTATGCTTATCGTTTTGCCGGAATAAATCAGGATAATGGTTATCCTTTGTTTTACGCGAAAAACGGGCAAAAGGTGCATCGGGCGTTGCGGCAGGATTTGGAATTAGTGCATTGCGGTTCTATATTCCCGAAACTTTCTGGGGGATTCGACACGCAGGTGACTTTCAAGAAAGTACTTTCTTTATCCTTGAATTTTGCTTACAGTACGGGTAGTGTTTCCCGTCTTCCGAAATTTTACGATTCTTACACGATTGATCCTTTGACGAATCTTTCGGATGAGTGGCTGAAGTGTTGGAAACAGGCGGGGGATAACACGATTTATCCGGCTCCTTATAACTCGACGGATATGAAGAATTACTTGGCCACGGAAACTGGCAGCGTGTATGATATTTCAGAGGGGATTTCCGGGCATTCTGATCCTTACAATTTGTATAATGACAGCGACATCCGGGTGGCGAAGGCCGATTTCCTGAAATTGAAAATGGTGGCGTTGAGTTATAGCGTGCCGCAGAACGTGTTGGATTTCCTACATATTTCCAGTATGCTGGTGCGGTTTCAGGTGACGAATTTGTTCACGATTGCCGATAAGAAATGGAAAGGTCTGGATCCGGAGACGAATGGTGCGAATATCCCGGCCCTTCCGACGTATAGTTTTGGGATAAATGTGTCTTTCTAA
- a CDS encoding FecR domain-containing protein: MNREEWDIRLLEYWQGESLSPEELRDVENWLGEKVENRRYYEDLQREFLRQRWVMREGLVSRKGERRFRQVAKKRMMLRRAVAFAACVSVFILAGIGYYWRSEEMREVQMVENGVIHHGSSKACLFLSTGDMVELGKERKSLREEQSVAIDVKQEGMVAYRDSMVTGEVGNVVYNRLVVNRGGEYRIVLADGSEVWVNSESELVYPVRFVGEKRVVRLKGEAYFKVQADADHPFVVEANGVEVAAVGTEFNVNSRKEKVVASVLVKGRVEVENGTRQVMLTPNQLAVCDVETNGIVVKEVDVRKYIDWKNGDFVFSDDRLEDVMNKLALWYDCDVVYADAELKEIRLSGDMKRYGEVEEFLHFLEISTGAHFNVKNKTIVVSIK; encoded by the coding sequence ATGAATCGAGAAGAATGGGATATACGATTACTTGAATACTGGCAGGGGGAATCTCTCTCCCCGGAGGAGCTGCGGGATGTGGAAAATTGGTTGGGGGAGAAGGTGGAGAATCGTCGGTATTATGAAGATTTGCAACGAGAGTTTTTACGCCAGCGTTGGGTGATGCGGGAAGGGTTGGTGTCCCGGAAGGGGGAACGGCGTTTTCGGCAGGTGGCAAAGAAGAGGATGATGCTCCGGCGAGCCGTGGCGTTTGCCGCTTGCGTGAGTGTTTTTATCTTGGCCGGAATCGGGTATTATTGGAGAAGCGAAGAGATGAGGGAAGTGCAAATGGTCGAAAACGGGGTGATTCATCACGGTTCTTCCAAAGCTTGCTTGTTTCTTTCAACGGGAGACATGGTTGAGTTGGGAAAGGAACGAAAGTCGTTACGAGAGGAGCAGTCTGTTGCTATTGACGTGAAGCAGGAAGGAATGGTCGCTTATCGAGATTCGATGGTTACAGGAGAGGTCGGGAATGTAGTGTATAACAGGTTGGTCGTGAATCGGGGAGGAGAGTACCGGATCGTGTTGGCAGACGGTTCCGAGGTGTGGGTGAATTCAGAGAGTGAGTTGGTATACCCGGTGCGCTTTGTGGGGGAAAAGAGAGTGGTGCGGTTGAAAGGCGAGGCTTATTTTAAGGTGCAGGCAGATGCGGATCACCCGTTTGTCGTGGAGGCGAACGGGGTGGAAGTGGCGGCTGTCGGTACGGAATTCAATGTAAATTCCCGGAAGGAGAAGGTTGTGGCGTCCGTGCTGGTGAAGGGACGAGTGGAAGTGGAGAACGGAACCCGGCAGGTGATGTTGACGCCGAATCAACTGGCCGTTTGTGACGTGGAGACGAACGGGATTGTGGTAAAAGAGGTTGATGTCAGAAAGTACATCGATTGGAAAAACGGGGATTTTGTTTTTAGTGACGACCGCTTGGAGGACGTGATGAATAAGTTGGCTTTATGGTATGATTGTGACGTGGTTTATGCTGATGCAGAATTGAAGGAAATCCGTTTGTCCGGTGATATGAAACGCTATGGTGAGGTGGAAGAGTTCCTGCACTTTTTGGAGATAAGCACGGGTGCGCATTTCAACGTGAAAAATAAAACGATTGTAGTGAGTATAAAGTAA